One genomic segment of Rhizobium viscosum includes these proteins:
- a CDS encoding c-type cytochrome, translating into MIQSKLLPVTGLLVITSACASFGLAAEDMIARRQTDMKAMAVAAKTMADMFRDPASYSSAQFRNAAATIAARSGDVLAGHFASGLDDPKSKAKPEIGAERERFDRLADDLRDYAGALEAAAVENAGPMTDGMRMRPGEAMGGGPLGTHVRNEAALSSIPAEHVFHLMLQTCTTCHARFRMR; encoded by the coding sequence TTGATCCAGTCCAAGCTGTTGCCTGTCACCGGGCTCCTGGTCATCACGTCCGCATGCGCCTCCTTCGGGCTTGCGGCGGAAGACATGATCGCGCGTCGGCAGACCGACATGAAGGCCATGGCCGTTGCCGCGAAGACGATGGCCGATATGTTCCGCGACCCCGCGAGCTATTCGTCGGCGCAATTCCGAAATGCCGCCGCAACCATTGCCGCGAGGTCCGGCGATGTGCTGGCCGGTCATTTCGCCAGTGGGTTGGATGACCCTAAGTCGAAGGCGAAGCCTGAGATCGGGGCGGAACGCGAGCGTTTCGACCGTCTGGCGGACGATCTCAGGGATTATGCGGGCGCACTCGAGGCTGCCGCCGTCGAGAATGCCGGACCGATGACCGACGGGATGCGGATGAGACCCGGCGAGGCGATGGGCGGCGGACCGCTCGGGACGCATGTTCGGAACGAAGCGGCGCTGTCTTCCATCCCTGCCGAACATGTCTTCCATCTCATGTTGCAGACCTGCACGACCTGCCACGCAAGATTCAGGATGCGCTGA
- a CDS encoding transposase — protein sequence MGKRKFDDEQITGILKEHQAGVTVADVCHRYGISEPTFYRWQSLQVRNLGLDVKRVRELEEENQKLKKLLAESMLSAATLSEMLAKTSKGRN from the coding sequence ATGGGCAAGAGAAAATTCGACGACGAGCAGATTACGGGCATTCTGAAGGAGCACCAGGCCGGCGTGACGGTGGCCGATGTCTGCCACAGGTACGGCATCAGCGAGCCGACCTTTTATCGGTGGCAATCCCTGCAGGTCCGAAATCTCGGTCTCGATGTCAAAAGGGTAAGAGAGCTGGAGGAAGAGAACCAGAAGCTCAAGAAGCTCCTGGCCGAATCCATGCTTTCGGCGGCGACGCTGAGCGAGATGCTGGCGAAGACATCGAAAGGGCGGAACTGA
- a CDS encoding HlyD family type I secretion periplasmic adaptor subunit, whose translation MTLVQVNTALARFSDLSKTGLRLARRSAAPARQQATYLPVIDPKQRGPAPPSPMPGLRGVAWTGNLLILVFIVGLGIWSALAPLKSAAVASGVIEPETSRKTIQHLEGGIIRRILVKNGDAVMGGQIVIELDDTKFRSERDSIQGQLWDAEGSRARLLAEQTGSDHIAYPDDLRAAMDRYPSVSAIMTGQQKIFEARRRVMQAEIGIINEKIAQVRQEIVGLGAQKTSLADRATISSQEMDQVTALNAKGLEKKSRLLNLQREKADLDGRQGEVEAQISRAYQVISESQADLAKLESDRLSEVAQGMRDTESRIMQLRERLRAIDDQLARTDIRAPEDGTIMNLRIHTAGGVVGAGEPLVDLLPRSDRLIVSVHVRPEDMNLVRAGLEAQVHLLPYNQRRVPLLKGRVEYVSADRLIDQQSGQPYFAATIRVTDERLAKMRDVELAAGMPAQTLIETGQSSVALYAVRPLLDSFNRAFRED comes from the coding sequence GTGACCCTTGTTCAAGTGAACACAGCGCTGGCGAGATTTTCAGATCTGTCGAAGACGGGTCTGCGGTTGGCTCGACGATCGGCAGCGCCGGCCAGGCAACAGGCAACCTATTTGCCTGTGATCGATCCGAAACAGCGCGGCCCCGCGCCGCCCTCGCCCATGCCGGGGCTCAGAGGCGTTGCCTGGACGGGCAACCTGTTGATCCTGGTCTTCATCGTCGGATTGGGGATCTGGTCGGCCTTAGCGCCGCTGAAAAGCGCTGCGGTCGCATCCGGCGTTATCGAGCCGGAAACCAGCCGCAAGACCATTCAGCATCTGGAAGGCGGGATTATCAGGCGGATCCTCGTCAAGAACGGCGATGCGGTCATGGGCGGGCAGATCGTGATAGAGCTCGACGATACGAAGTTCCGCTCGGAGCGCGACAGCATTCAAGGGCAGCTTTGGGACGCCGAAGGAAGCCGCGCGCGCCTGCTTGCGGAGCAGACGGGCAGCGATCATATCGCCTATCCTGACGACCTCAGGGCAGCCATGGACCGATATCCTTCGGTCAGCGCCATCATGACCGGGCAACAGAAAATCTTCGAAGCCCGCCGCCGGGTCATGCAGGCGGAAATTGGGATCATCAATGAAAAAATCGCGCAGGTGCGGCAGGAAATCGTCGGACTTGGCGCACAGAAGACATCATTGGCCGACAGGGCCACGATCTCGAGCCAGGAAATGGATCAGGTCACTGCCCTCAACGCCAAAGGACTGGAAAAGAAGAGCAGACTTCTCAACCTCCAGCGGGAAAAAGCAGACCTCGATGGCCGGCAGGGTGAAGTGGAGGCACAGATCTCTCGCGCCTATCAGGTGATCAGCGAGTCACAGGCCGATCTCGCAAAGCTCGAAAGCGACCGGTTGAGCGAAGTCGCCCAGGGCATGCGCGATACGGAAAGCCGGATCATGCAACTGCGCGAGCGCTTGCGGGCGATCGACGACCAGCTTGCAAGGACCGATATCCGGGCCCCCGAAGATGGAACGATCATGAACCTGCGCATCCACACGGCCGGCGGCGTGGTCGGCGCGGGCGAACCGCTCGTCGATCTCCTGCCACGCTCCGATCGCCTCATCGTGTCCGTCCACGTCAGACCCGAAGATATGAACCTCGTCCGCGCGGGGCTAGAGGCGCAGGTTCACCTCCTCCCCTACAATCAGCGGCGCGTCCCGCTCCTGAAAGGTCGCGTCGAATATGTATCGGCCGACCGTCTCATCGATCAGCAGAGCGGCCAGCCCTATTTTGCCGCAACGATCCGTGTGACGGACGAGCGGCTGGCGAAAATGAGGGATGTCGAACTGGCCGCGGGCATGCCCGCACAGACATTGATCGAAACGGGCCAGAGCAGCGTGGCCCTCTATGCCGTCAGACCACTCCTCGACAGTTTCAACAGAGCATTTCGCGAGGACTGA
- a CDS encoding type I secretion system permease/ATPase codes for MATISIKPSRPQTHLVVALRACAGAFGLVFLYSCGYNLFLLAPSIYLLQIYDRVLSSRSADTLLMLTLIIAIAVLVGSVLDIVRRAALSRIGSWLDHRLRPMVLTASFEYATLADTGAATECYRDLAALRQFLDSPASSLFFDVPWAPVFLLLLFLVHPLLGTIGLLSAVALLLFAFLTEVATKEPLTQANFALSSSYIRFATALKNIEVIRAMGMQDGAAQIVYRDAEMARKAQDVAMRRTEIILGFSKSIRTLAQILMMGSATWLVLVNSGSPGIIFVASLLLGRGLAPIEGAIGAWRSLTFARNAFNRLNRMLITVASEHDGRMVPIPEPNGLILDNVSYVRPFADRPILTGITLRLAPGDCVALIGPSGSGKSTLGRVIAGVVQATSGCVLLGGVDISALRLCGGTRHVGYLPQDIELFGGAIKDVIGRLDGGDPGKAIDAAKLVGLHDAIMRLPRGYETDIGEGGNLLLRAQRQQLGLARAAYGNPSLIVLDDPNSSLDYDGERMLFTAIERMKARGMTVIIITHRMGILPVTNKIAIMRNGTVAAFGDSDRIYDTYLQPPSRSGT; via the coding sequence ATGGCAACGATTTCCATAAAACCATCGCGCCCGCAGACCCACCTCGTTGTTGCGCTCCGGGCTTGCGCCGGCGCCTTCGGGTTGGTCTTCCTCTACAGCTGCGGCTACAATCTCTTTCTTCTCGCACCTTCCATCTATCTCCTGCAGATCTATGACAGGGTCCTGTCGAGCCGGAGCGCCGATACGCTGCTGATGCTGACCCTGATCATCGCCATCGCCGTGCTGGTCGGGTCCGTGCTGGATATCGTGCGCAGGGCAGCTCTTTCGCGCATCGGCAGCTGGCTGGACCACAGGCTGCGGCCGATGGTGCTGACGGCATCATTCGAATATGCCACCCTTGCCGATACGGGAGCCGCCACGGAGTGCTACAGGGACCTGGCCGCATTGCGCCAGTTTCTCGATTCACCGGCCAGTTCCCTCTTTTTTGACGTTCCCTGGGCGCCGGTATTCCTGCTCCTGCTTTTTCTCGTTCATCCGCTGCTCGGGACCATCGGTCTCTTGAGCGCAGTTGCACTTCTGCTGTTTGCGTTCCTGACGGAAGTGGCGACGAAAGAGCCGCTGACCCAGGCCAACTTTGCCCTTTCGAGCAGCTATATCCGATTTGCGACCGCCCTTAAGAACATCGAGGTGATCAGGGCGATGGGCATGCAGGATGGCGCGGCACAGATCGTCTATCGCGATGCGGAAATGGCCAGAAAGGCGCAGGACGTCGCGATGCGTCGCACGGAGATCATTCTTGGTTTCTCCAAATCGATCCGCACGCTCGCGCAGATCCTCATGATGGGATCGGCCACATGGCTGGTGCTCGTCAACAGCGGCAGTCCCGGCATCATCTTCGTTGCGAGCCTGTTGCTCGGGCGCGGGCTTGCGCCGATCGAGGGCGCAATCGGCGCATGGCGCTCCCTCACGTTTGCGCGCAATGCCTTCAATCGCCTGAACAGAATGCTGATAACAGTTGCCTCGGAACATGACGGCCGAATGGTGCCGATACCGGAACCCAATGGCCTCATTCTCGATAATGTCAGCTATGTCAGGCCATTCGCCGACCGGCCGATATTGACCGGTATCACCCTGCGCCTGGCACCTGGCGATTGCGTAGCGCTCATCGGTCCGTCGGGATCGGGAAAATCGACGCTCGGTCGCGTCATCGCCGGCGTCGTCCAGGCGACAAGCGGATGTGTTCTTCTCGGCGGGGTCGATATCTCGGCGCTCCGCCTTTGCGGCGGGACCCGCCATGTCGGATACCTGCCGCAGGACATCGAACTCTTCGGCGGAGCGATCAAGGATGTGATCGGCCGGCTGGACGGAGGAGATCCCGGCAAGGCGATCGACGCCGCAAAGCTGGTCGGATTGCACGATGCGATCATGCGGCTTCCCCGGGGCTACGAGACGGATATCGGCGAAGGGGGGAACCTGCTCCTTCGGGCTCAGCGCCAACAGCTGGGACTGGCGCGCGCAGCCTATGGAAATCCATCCCTCATCGTTCTCGACGATCCGAATTCGAGCCTGGATTATGACGGCGAACGCATGCTGTTCACAGCAATCGAGCGCATGAAAGCCAGGGGGATGACTGTCATCATCATCACGCACCGGATGGGGATCCTGCCCGTCACCAACAAGATTGCCATCATGCGTAACGGGACGGTGGCTGCCTTCGGCGACAGTGACCGCATCTACGATACCTATCTTCAGCCGCCGTCTCGATCAGGAACATAG
- a CDS encoding PE-PGRS family protein: MPIPQLSDTIYLHNPDAGDANAGNGGDGINQGTINYNPVAYIDPVQTVYGAETHLHNGDHVWQGADWDAGGGGAGGFSQAQNGFLAAITSGAGGAGGAATSNGNQGNTSGGDTATVNAGTTATQYTQLLADQHATILAGVGGNGGNGNNALGGDISSAVVHTDPETTTVNNALDHFINAFGQIDVSHLGS, translated from the coding sequence ATGCCTATTCCACAATTGTCTGACACGATCTATCTCCACAACCCGGATGCGGGTGACGCCAATGCCGGCAACGGCGGCGATGGCATCAATCAAGGCACCATTAACTACAACCCGGTTGCCTATATCGACCCCGTGCAAACGGTCTACGGGGCAGAGACCCATCTGCACAATGGCGATCACGTCTGGCAGGGGGCAGATTGGGACGCCGGCGGCGGTGGAGCCGGTGGCTTCAGCCAGGCCCAGAACGGCTTCCTGGCAGCGATCACCAGCGGCGCCGGCGGCGCAGGGGGAGCGGCTACCTCCAACGGCAATCAAGGAAATACGAGCGGCGGCGACACGGCTACGGTGAATGCGGGTACGACCGCAACACAATATACGCAGCTCCTGGCCGATCAGCATGCCACCATCCTGGCAGGCGTCGGCGGCAACGGCGGCAACGGGAACAACGCGCTGGGTGGCGATATCTCGTCAGCAGTGGTTCACACCGATCCCGAAACGACGACGGTGAACAATGCTCTCGATCATTTCATAAACGCCTTTGGTCAGATCGACGTCAGCCATCTCGGCTCCTGA
- a CDS encoding response regulator transcription factor yields the protein MSDSAKSKRRTGRNAPTVIIIEHSTLARTTVVKLLEHELAGWNFIDLISTESLDRALGAEVRLIALDLAGRAIESTSLRDDLAAIAARFPEAPITLLSGTDDVIIASQALKMGMRGFFTTSLPVDIALAGLRLVLAGGIFFPQLMGAAATNGSNEHVPVRTEAEKRLDDRTQYLAIADFTPREADVLAELQSGCSNKVIAGKLNLSGHTVKMHLQHIMRKLQAQNRTEVVARLVQRAAGGPDASPS from the coding sequence GTGTCCGACAGTGCTAAATCTAAGCGCCGTACGGGGCGCAATGCACCAACTGTGATCATAATTGAGCATTCTACACTCGCTCGCACCACCGTGGTGAAGCTTCTTGAGCATGAACTTGCCGGGTGGAACTTTATCGACCTGATCTCGACTGAGAGTCTCGACCGGGCTCTTGGAGCCGAGGTACGTTTGATTGCGTTGGATTTGGCCGGCAGGGCTATTGAGAGCACCAGCCTGCGTGACGACCTTGCGGCAATTGCTGCACGTTTTCCGGAGGCTCCTATCACGTTGCTCTCAGGGACTGACGACGTCATCATAGCCAGTCAGGCGCTCAAGATGGGCATGCGCGGCTTTTTCACGACTTCACTGCCCGTTGACATCGCCCTTGCCGGTCTTCGTCTTGTTCTGGCAGGGGGGATATTTTTCCCGCAGCTCATGGGGGCCGCCGCTACAAACGGCTCAAACGAGCATGTTCCTGTCAGAACCGAGGCCGAGAAACGCCTGGATGACAGGACGCAGTACCTGGCGATTGCCGATTTCACTCCCAGGGAAGCGGATGTGCTGGCAGAGTTGCAAAGTGGCTGCTCAAACAAGGTGATCGCAGGAAAACTGAATTTGTCGGGGCATACGGTGAAGATGCACCTGCAGCACATCATGCGCAAGCTGCAGGCGCAGAACCGCACCGAAGTGGTCGCCCGCCTGGTTCAAAGAGCCGCCGGCGGGCCTGACGCCTCGCCGAGTTAG
- a CDS encoding helix-turn-helix domain-containing protein, producing the protein MSYELKIDPKKRAASRFIGKVRKALVSAAIDEKSLSGINQQKVAASLGVNRSVINRMLKGDGNLTLRSIGELAWALGWEPEFTMKRRAEPKAATNTPPVEQPAVRFSAGSTKQNVTVYPAQSPRNASSYVEAAE; encoded by the coding sequence ATGTCTTATGAACTCAAAATCGACCCGAAGAAGCGGGCCGCCTCGAGGTTCATCGGCAAAGTAAGAAAAGCTCTTGTCAGCGCCGCGATAGACGAGAAGTCCCTGTCAGGGATAAATCAGCAAAAGGTCGCTGCTTCGCTCGGCGTAAACCGCTCTGTTATCAACAGAATGCTTAAGGGGGACGGTAACCTCACTCTGCGTTCTATTGGTGAGTTGGCTTGGGCCTTGGGCTGGGAGCCAGAGTTCACAATGAAGCGACGAGCAGAGCCTAAAGCCGCTACGAACACGCCTCCCGTGGAGCAACCTGCAGTAAGATTTTCTGCAGGATCTACCAAACAGAATGTTACTGTCTACCCGGCGCAAAGTCCCCGCAATGCTTCGTCCTACGTCGAGGCCGCGGAATGA
- a CDS encoding DUF6941 family protein, with the protein MSDLSADVVFCDDIRQEITGKFIFIGVYPGDLVPGLLPAAFPMGMFVRVHGLPEGTHHFHLTLAFEDGATVFEQEGEAQIHASDLPMVLIFSGFPVQVERHGKLQVKLKVAEHTLLAGQLKIVAPPQVNA; encoded by the coding sequence ATGAGTGACTTGAGTGCAGATGTCGTCTTTTGCGATGACATAAGGCAGGAGATCACCGGAAAGTTTATATTCATCGGCGTGTATCCCGGCGATCTGGTCCCTGGGCTTCTGCCAGCAGCTTTTCCTATGGGGATGTTCGTGAGGGTGCATGGTCTGCCAGAGGGGACTCACCATTTTCACCTCACCCTAGCTTTTGAGGACGGAGCTACGGTTTTTGAGCAAGAGGGCGAGGCTCAAATTCATGCCTCCGATCTGCCAATGGTCCTGATATTTTCTGGATTTCCAGTTCAGGTCGAGAGGCATGGCAAGTTGCAGGTCAAGCTGAAGGTCGCCGAGCACACGCTTCTCGCTGGACAATTAAAAATCGTTGCTCCTCCTCAGGTAAACGCCTGA
- a CDS encoding MarR family winged helix-turn-helix transcriptional regulator, producing MSSLIDPPVNDTYRSLGYALKRAQQALRGHLDTELRKIGLTTPQYSVLAGLEASAGLSSAELARRAFVTAQTMQSIIATLERDGLVKRTAHPVHGRVLTTELTPDGRSALRAAHEIVAKAEGLARKAVAPDDPEIIYAALLRIAEAMP from the coding sequence ATGTCCAGCTTGATCGATCCACCGGTGAATGACACCTACCGCTCGCTCGGATATGCGCTGAAGCGGGCGCAGCAAGCGCTGCGGGGCCATCTCGACACAGAACTGAGAAAGATCGGATTGACGACCCCGCAATACTCGGTGCTGGCGGGGCTTGAGGCCAGCGCGGGCTTGTCGAGTGCGGAGCTTGCGCGGCGGGCCTTTGTGACCGCGCAGACGATGCAGTCCATCATAGCGACGCTCGAACGCGACGGCCTCGTCAAGCGAACGGCCCACCCGGTCCATGGCAGGGTCCTGACGACAGAACTTACGCCGGATGGGCGCTCGGCATTGCGTGCGGCCCACGAGATTGTCGCTAAAGCCGAGGGCCTGGCCCGAAAGGCCGTTGCCCCCGATGATCCCGAGATCATATATGCAGCCTTGCTGCGCATAGCAGAAGCCATGCCGTGA
- a CDS encoding VOC family protein — translation MPRLIGPDFIGIQTRDLDAARTFYQDIVGLTPSAKAPPGAVVFETQPIPFAVRTPIEGFDDSGKLGVGIAIWFGCDDADELHAHLCERDVPIAFPPKDGPFGRYFAFVDPFGYTITAHTVPAS, via the coding sequence ATGCCTCGCCTCATTGGACCGGATTTCATCGGGATACAGACCAGGGATCTGGACGCCGCACGGACGTTCTATCAGGACATTGTCGGGCTTACGCCCTCGGCAAAAGCCCCTCCGGGTGCGGTCGTTTTCGAAACGCAGCCTATCCCATTCGCCGTCCGCACGCCGATCGAGGGCTTTGACGACAGCGGCAAGCTAGGGGTTGGCATCGCGATCTGGTTTGGCTGCGACGACGCCGACGAATTGCATGCTCATCTATGCGAGCGCGACGTGCCTATCGCTTTCCCACCGAAGGACGGTCCGTTCGGACGCTATTTCGCCTTCGTCGATCCGTTTGGCTATACGATAACTGCGCATACAGTCCCGGCAAGCTGA
- a CDS encoding DUF899 family protein, producing the protein MDMTELKPAKELAAKRVTKFENESRAYAEARTALLAEEIEVRRHLTRLAEQRRRLPPGPVVLKDYRFKDENGAEVGLADLFGEHDTLVTYFWMYGPQRERPCPMCTNFLGGVNGNAADVKQRVAFKVLGRSPVARQRAFALERGWRDLDFVQTIGDDYARDLGLLGDRGGENPGFTVYQKDGDEIRVFYNGEMPAEAADPGQDPRGAVDIAPLWNILDMTPGGRGTDWYPKLVY; encoded by the coding sequence ATGGACATGACCGAGTTGAAACCGGCGAAGGAGCTGGCCGCAAAGCGTGTGACGAAGTTCGAAAACGAAAGTCGCGCCTACGCGGAGGCGAGAACCGCACTCCTGGCCGAGGAAATCGAGGTGCGTCGTCACCTTACCCGCCTTGCCGAGCAGCGTCGCCGTCTCCCCCCCGGCCCCGTCGTGCTGAAGGACTATCGCTTCAAGGACGAGAATGGCGCCGAGGTAGGGCTTGCCGACCTGTTTGGCGAGCACGATACCCTGGTGACGTATTTCTGGATGTACGGGCCGCAGCGTGAACGGCCATGCCCGATGTGCACGAACTTTCTCGGCGGTGTGAATGGAAACGCCGCCGACGTGAAGCAGCGGGTTGCGTTCAAGGTGCTGGGGCGCAGTCCAGTGGCGCGGCAGAGGGCGTTCGCGCTTGAGCGCGGGTGGCGCGATCTCGATTTCGTGCAGACAATTGGCGACGACTATGCCCGCGACCTCGGCCTTCTCGGCGACAGAGGCGGCGAGAATCCAGGCTTCACTGTCTACCAGAAGGATGGCGACGAGATACGCGTCTTCTACAATGGCGAAATGCCTGCCGAAGCGGCCGATCCAGGACAGGATCCGCGAGGGGCCGTCGACATCGCGCCGCTCTGGAACATTCTCGACATGACGCCTGGAGGGCGCGGCACGGATTGGTATCCCAAGTTGGTCTATTGA
- a CDS encoding NADPH-dependent FMN reductase — MQGQLVFNQRARFPMSHVSRPSNITILSCSLDPESRSRIMAREAERLIKEGGHEPKLLDLRDLGLPSFDNSDCYNHPAFAGLHAAIRDSDGVLLCVPIYNWSIGSAAKGLMEATGATGEGGRLSAWFDKVVTFACAGGLPHSYMAYGPTAMSLMLDFKCIINPYAVYASTRDWLQNGAMSQSLRDRLDKTLAVKIELTRLLRARTYRSGWEV, encoded by the coding sequence TTGCAGGGTCAGCTCGTCTTTAACCAGCGCGCCCGGTTTCCGATGAGCCATGTTTCCAGACCTTCGAACATCACTATCCTTTCGTGCAGCCTCGATCCGGAAAGCCGCAGCCGGATCATGGCTCGAGAAGCCGAGCGGCTGATCAAGGAAGGCGGGCACGAGCCCAAACTCCTCGATCTCAGGGATTTGGGCCTCCCATCGTTCGATAATTCAGACTGTTACAACCACCCGGCATTTGCAGGCCTACACGCGGCGATCAGAGATTCGGACGGAGTATTGCTCTGTGTGCCGATCTACAACTGGTCGATCGGAAGTGCGGCCAAAGGCCTGATGGAGGCAACCGGTGCTACTGGCGAAGGCGGGAGGTTATCAGCGTGGTTCGATAAGGTCGTGACCTTCGCCTGTGCAGGGGGCTTGCCCCACAGCTACATGGCTTACGGACCGACAGCGATGTCACTCATGCTCGATTTCAAATGCATCATCAATCCATACGCAGTCTATGCATCGACACGGGATTGGCTGCAGAATGGTGCAATGTCACAGTCTCTCCGTGATCGTCTCGACAAGACATTGGCGGTTAAGATTGAATTGACGCGGTTACTTAGAGCGCGGACCTATAGATCGGGCTGGGAGGTGTGA
- a CDS encoding antibiotic biosynthesis monooxygenase family protein, with protein MHTSALPEPPYYMVSFSSQRTNVNDDYGEIGYAMTKLAAQQPGYLGFESARGADGFGILISFWKDEESIRAWKSVIDHVEAQRRGRQDWYSRYEIRVALVQRAYGFESETATAT; from the coding sequence ATGCACACATCCGCCCTACCGGAACCACCATACTATATGGTCAGCTTCAGTTCGCAGCGAACGAATGTAAACGATGACTATGGTGAGATTGGTTACGCAATGACCAAACTTGCAGCGCAACAACCGGGTTATCTTGGCTTCGAAAGCGCCCGCGGCGCGGATGGCTTCGGGATACTGATATCATTCTGGAAGGACGAAGAAAGTATCCGCGCATGGAAGAGCGTCATCGATCATGTTGAAGCACAGCGACGAGGTCGCCAAGACTGGTACTCCAGATACGAAATTCGAGTCGCTCTTGTGCAGCGTGCTTACGGTTTTGAGAGCGAGACTGCGACTGCCACATAA
- a CDS encoding terminase, which yields MMPQKPLPSFSESRDPNDEIIELAAACRFSPKRWSRLAWDWGMGELKGYDGPRPWQDEINDLIGAHLADPETRYQPLQISVASGHGIGKSAEMGMLSNWAMSCFADCKVVTTANTEGQLRTKTAPEIGKWFRLSITAHWFDQQAMSIKSRDPDRSESWRQDFISWSEHNTEAFAGLHNKGRIILLLFDEASKIHDKVWEVAEGALTDEDTIIIWIVFGNPTRNSGRFRECFRRFRHRWVGRQIDSRTVPGTNKQFLQRLVDDHGEDSDIVKVRVRGQFPSQSAMQFISADDADRARSVHLRSEQYAFAPVILGVDPAWTGDDPTVIMLRQGLYSKRLATIPRNDNDIEIANLIARLEDEYEADAVFVDAGYGTGIASAGTVMGRSWQLVWFGSTKVLDPGYYNMRAYIWGQMKRWLKAGGAIDPANEVLYQDLVGPETVARLDGKIQLESKEDMKERGLPSPNEGDALALTFAQPVAKKVRHPAGTGVKAAVDYDPYG from the coding sequence ATGATGCCGCAAAAGCCCCTGCCCTCATTCAGCGAAAGCCGCGATCCCAATGACGAGATCATCGAGCTTGCCGCCGCCTGCCGCTTCAGCCCGAAGCGCTGGAGCCGGCTTGCCTGGGACTGGGGCATGGGCGAACTCAAAGGTTATGACGGCCCGCGCCCCTGGCAGGACGAGATCAACGACCTGATCGGCGCCCATCTTGCCGACCCCGAAACCCGCTACCAGCCGCTGCAGATATCCGTCGCCTCCGGCCACGGCATCGGCAAATCGGCGGAGATGGGCATGCTGTCGAACTGGGCGATGTCCTGTTTTGCCGATTGCAAGGTGGTCACGACCGCCAATACCGAGGGCCAGTTGCGCACCAAGACGGCGCCCGAGATCGGCAAATGGTTCCGGCTCTCGATCACCGCCCACTGGTTCGATCAGCAGGCCATGTCCATCAAGTCGCGCGACCCTGATCGCAGCGAAAGCTGGCGGCAGGATTTCATCTCCTGGAGCGAGCACAATACGGAGGCCTTTGCCGGCCTGCACAACAAGGGCCGCATCATCCTGCTGCTCTTCGACGAGGCCTCCAAGATCCATGACAAGGTCTGGGAAGTGGCCGAAGGCGCCCTGACCGACGAAGACACCATCATCATCTGGATCGTCTTCGGCAACCCGACCAGAAACAGCGGCCGCTTCCGCGAATGCTTCCGCCGCTTCCGCCACCGCTGGGTGGGAAGGCAGATCGACAGCCGCACGGTGCCCGGCACCAACAAGCAGTTCCTTCAACGTCTCGTGGACGATCACGGCGAGGATAGCGATATCGTCAAGGTGCGCGTGCGCGGCCAGTTTCCGAGCCAGTCCGCCATGCAGTTCATCTCCGCCGACGATGCCGACCGGGCGCGCAGCGTGCACCTGCGCTCCGAGCAATACGCCTTCGCGCCGGTCATATTGGGCGTCGATCCCGCCTGGACGGGCGACGACCCGACGGTGATCATGCTGCGCCAGGGGCTTTATTCGAAGCGGCTGGCCACCATTCCCCGCAACGACAACGATATCGAGATCGCCAATCTCATCGCCCGGCTGGAGGATGAATATGAGGCCGACGCCGTCTTCGTGGATGCCGGCTACGGCACCGGCATCGCCAGCGCCGGCACCGTCATGGGCCGCTCCTGGCAGCTCGTCTGGTTCGGTTCAACGAAGGTGCTGGACCCCGGCTATTACAATATGCGCGCCTATATCTGGGGCCAGATGAAGCGCTGGCTGAAGGCCGGCGGCGCGATCGACCCCGCCAACGAGGTGCTCTATCAGGATCTGGTCGGGCCGGAGACCGTGGCGCGGCTGGATGGCAAGATCCAGCTCGAAAGCAAGGAAGACATGAAGGAGCGCGGCCTGCCCTCACCCAACGAGGGCGATGCGCTGGCGCTGACATTCGCGCAGCCGGTGGCCAAGAAGGTTCGTCACCCGGCGGGGACCGGGGTGAAGGCGGCGGTGGACTATGATCCGTATGGTTAA